A stretch of the Paenibacillus thermoaerophilus genome encodes the following:
- a CDS encoding ArsR/SmtB family transcription factor, whose translation MELLDVFKALSNETRLLIMQWLKEPETHFPKPHSGDIHEDGVCVSDIHKKVGLSQSTVSLYLSMLQNAGLIKAKRIGQYTYYKRDEENIRKMMELLSREL comes from the coding sequence ATGGAGCTTTTGGACGTATTTAAAGCCTTGTCCAATGAAACGAGATTGCTGATTATGCAGTGGTTAAAAGAGCCGGAGACGCATTTTCCAAAACCGCACAGCGGAGATATCCACGAAGACGGAGTCTGCGTGAGCGACATCCATAAAAAAGTGGGACTGTCGCAATCGACCGTGTCCCTATACTTGTCCATGCTCCAGAACGCCGGATTAATAAAGGCGAAGCGCATTGGGCAATATACGTATTATAAAAGGGACGAGGAAAATATCCGAAAAATGATGGAGCTGCTGTCCCGGGAATTGTAA
- a CDS encoding Ger(x)C family spore germination protein, whose amino-acid sequence MACLLFSVLALAACAQKEIIDKITMPIVQGYDKAEPHQIELTVAAPVFHADRSVSDKIYSSVSHTVKNAREQMRSEIRKPFSIGKLSVTLYSKDLAKDGLEWLLDPLMRDARISNKSYLAIVDGKVKELLESKFSLEEEKGVFLKELIDGKIQVGHLPRTNLHKFEYLLYGKGMDPYLPILKLQDDTVGISGLALFKHDKYVTSINLDQMRVFRLLRENVNHGTYEVKLDQNQYAIVENQSSKVRYRVGGTADKPEVTINLALKGAVTEYSGVRLTERDLRNIETGLEKQIADTGKMLLHTFQKRGIDPFGIGDRVRSKTRNWEEEAWEGQYPDTPIALNVEVKVVESGVSRH is encoded by the coding sequence ATCGCCTGTTTGTTGTTCAGCGTTCTGGCCTTGGCCGCTTGCGCGCAAAAAGAGATTATCGATAAGATCACCATGCCGATCGTTCAGGGCTACGACAAAGCCGAACCCCATCAAATCGAATTGACGGTGGCGGCTCCCGTATTTCATGCCGATCGATCCGTCTCGGACAAAATCTATTCGTCGGTCAGCCATACCGTCAAAAACGCCAGGGAACAGATGCGGTCCGAAATCCGAAAACCGTTTTCCATCGGGAAGCTGTCCGTTACGCTTTATAGCAAAGACTTGGCCAAAGACGGCCTGGAATGGCTTTTGGACCCGCTTATGCGTGACGCCCGGATTTCGAACAAAAGTTATTTGGCGATTGTCGACGGAAAAGTAAAAGAGTTGCTGGAGTCCAAATTCAGCCTGGAAGAAGAAAAAGGCGTATTTCTAAAGGAACTGATCGACGGCAAAATACAAGTCGGGCATCTCCCGAGAACCAACCTGCATAAATTCGAGTATTTGCTGTACGGCAAAGGCATGGACCCGTATTTGCCGATCCTGAAACTTCAGGACGACACGGTCGGCATATCCGGTTTGGCTCTGTTCAAGCACGATAAATATGTAACTTCGATTAATCTGGACCAGATGCGCGTATTCCGGCTGCTCCGCGAAAACGTCAATCACGGCACCTACGAAGTCAAGCTGGATCAAAATCAGTACGCGATAGTGGAAAACCAAAGCTCAAAGGTTCGTTACCGAGTCGGCGGCACGGCCGACAAACCTGAAGTGACGATCAATCTGGCGCTGAAGGGAGCCGTTACGGAATACTCGGGGGTCCGGTTAACGGAACGGGACCTGCGGAATATCGAGACGGGGCTGGAGAAGCAAATCGCCGATACGGGGAAAATGTTGTTGCACACCTTTCAAAAACGGGGAATAGATCCGTTCGGCATAGGCGACCGCGTCCGGAGCAAAACGCGAAATTGGGAGGAGGAGGCTTGGGAAGGGCAATACCCGGACACGCCCATCGCGTTAAACGTCGAGGTCAAGGTGGTGGAGAGCGGAGTATCCAGACATTAA